A window from Daphnia magna isolate NIES unplaced genomic scaffold, ASM2063170v1.1 Dm_contigs141, whole genome shotgun sequence encodes these proteins:
- the LOC123467060 gene encoding uncharacterized protein LOC123467060 isoform X2, whose protein sequence is MDSQIGLTGKFFIVDLIDGNNHRHVTVVPDIWIFQADDNSSKCWYPKISGHISSKKREVPKPCWYVYPCIVRKEYDSYESARSQEHIASIQSDINTEGEDDASQPNTSLGKGKRHKRPNKRFLPSSDDESVGVYGPTQPETIVIPTIPVSLLRNSVDGGVPAVRPTAPLAVQRRCNNSVDDPGVSGPTHTEAIVIPMVPVSLLRNSVGGVPAALPMTPFEVQQSCSNSFEEVSQHMRGEITVNSTDDNSPVSYNNLYSQEMPYSGTIGNQRMSVAVPNQSNILSEEMPNGSTRNVFLGNQRNQSNTLTDGSVALIGKLVREVLKLQEFISNMMAKLVVMESKMESHRQPVAETLANPEFLLEPLQEMEEIQALEESLRDPDLYFQLVGMIRSLGGASIRDALKRAWYRVFSIKVMASVNWEGKIKKGSLQKQGLKQSIVTKAVFDGVRTTSRKSNNFELETETKKIMKGMPEKYRKRCATEKLISNEYETDSTLNRPGTSADSE, encoded by the exons ATGGATTCGCAAATT GGCTTAAccggaaaattttttattgtcgATTTAATTGATGGAAACAATCATCGCCATGTTACTGTTGTGCCAGACATTTGGATCTTCCAGGCTGATGACAATTCTTCAAAATGTTGGTATCCTAAAATTTCTGGGCACATTTCATCAAAGAAACGTGAAGTACCAAAACCATGTTGGTATGTTTATCCTTGTATCGTCAGAAAGGAATATG ATTCATATGAATCTGCTCGTTCACAGGAACACATTGCTTCAATTCAATCAGACATTAATACTGAGGGTGAAGATGATGCCAGTCAACCTAACACGTCATTGGGAAAAGGAAAGAGACACAAGAGGCCGAATAAAAGATTCTTGCCTTCAAGTGATGATGAAAGCGTTGGTGTATATGGACCCACCCAGCCAGAAACAATTGTGATTCCAACAATTCCAGTTAGCTTATTAAGGAATTCTGTTGATGGTGGTGTTCCTGCTGTGCGCCCAACAGCACCACTTGCAGTTCAGCGGAGATGCAATAATTCTGTTGATGACCCTGGTGTATCTGGGCCCACTCATACAGAAGCAATTGTGATTCCAATGGTTCCAGTTAGCCTATTAAGGAATTCTGTTGGTGGTGTTCCTGCTGCACTGCCAATGACACCTTTTGAAGTTCAGCAAAGTTGCAGTAACTCTTTTGAGGAAGTCTCGCAGCATATGAGAGGGGAAATTACTGTTAATTCTACGGATGACAATTCACCAGTTTCCTACAACAACTTGTATTCACAAG AAATGCCCTATTCCGGCACGATTGGAAATCAGCGGATGAGTGTTGCGGTACCGAATCAATCAAACATCTTGAGCGAAG AAATGCCCAACGGTAGTACGCGTAATGTTTTTTTGGGAAATCAGAGGAATCAATCAAACACCTTGACTGACG GTTCTGTAGCATTGATTGGGAAGTTGGTAAGAGAAGTCCTTAAACTACAGGaatttatttcaaacatgATGGCGAAACTCGTCGTTATGGAATCAAAGATGGAAAGCCATCGACAGCCAGTAGCAGAAACACTAGCTAATCCAGAGTTTCTTCTAGAACCTCTgcaagaaatggaagaaatacAAGCTTTGGAGGAATCTTTACGTGACCCGGATCTTTATTTTCAGTTG GTTGGGATGATTCGTTCCTTGGGAGGAGCATCCATTAGAGATGCCTTGAAACGTGCCTGGTATAGGGTTTTCTCCATAAAGGTGATGGCTTCCGTTAATTGGGAGGGTAAGATAAAAAAGGGATCACTTCAAAAGCAGGGTCTAAAGCAGTCCATTGTTACCAAAGCCGTGTTTG ATGGTGTGCGAACGACATCCCGCAAATCCAA
- the LOC123467060 gene encoding uncharacterized protein LOC123467060 isoform X1 codes for MDSQIGLTGKFFIVDLIDGNNHRHVTVVPDIWIFQADDNSSKCWYPKISGHISSKKREVPKPCWYVYPCIVRKEYDSYESARSQEHIASIQSDINTEGEDDASQPNTSLGKGKRHKRPNKRFLPSSDDESVGVYGPTQPETIVIPTIPVSLLRNSVDGGVPAVRPTAPLAVQRRCNNSVDDPGVSGPTHTEAIVIPMVPVSLLRNSVGGVPAALPMTPFEVQQSCSNSFEEVSQHMRGEITVNSTDDNSPVSYNNLYSQEMPYSGTIGNQRMSVAVPNQSNILSEVEMPNGSTRNVFLGNQRNQSNTLTDGSVALIGKLVREVLKLQEFISNMMAKLVVMESKMESHRQPVAETLANPEFLLEPLQEMEEIQALEESLRDPDLYFQLVGMIRSLGGASIRDALKRAWYRVFSIKVMASVNWEGKIKKGSLQKQGLKQSIVTKAVFDGVRTTSRKSNNFELETETKKIMKGMPEKYRKRCATEKLISNEYETDSTLNRPGTSADSE; via the exons ATGGATTCGCAAATT GGCTTAAccggaaaattttttattgtcgATTTAATTGATGGAAACAATCATCGCCATGTTACTGTTGTGCCAGACATTTGGATCTTCCAGGCTGATGACAATTCTTCAAAATGTTGGTATCCTAAAATTTCTGGGCACATTTCATCAAAGAAACGTGAAGTACCAAAACCATGTTGGTATGTTTATCCTTGTATCGTCAGAAAGGAATATG ATTCATATGAATCTGCTCGTTCACAGGAACACATTGCTTCAATTCAATCAGACATTAATACTGAGGGTGAAGATGATGCCAGTCAACCTAACACGTCATTGGGAAAAGGAAAGAGACACAAGAGGCCGAATAAAAGATTCTTGCCTTCAAGTGATGATGAAAGCGTTGGTGTATATGGACCCACCCAGCCAGAAACAATTGTGATTCCAACAATTCCAGTTAGCTTATTAAGGAATTCTGTTGATGGTGGTGTTCCTGCTGTGCGCCCAACAGCACCACTTGCAGTTCAGCGGAGATGCAATAATTCTGTTGATGACCCTGGTGTATCTGGGCCCACTCATACAGAAGCAATTGTGATTCCAATGGTTCCAGTTAGCCTATTAAGGAATTCTGTTGGTGGTGTTCCTGCTGCACTGCCAATGACACCTTTTGAAGTTCAGCAAAGTTGCAGTAACTCTTTTGAGGAAGTCTCGCAGCATATGAGAGGGGAAATTACTGTTAATTCTACGGATGACAATTCACCAGTTTCCTACAACAACTTGTATTCACAAG AAATGCCCTATTCCGGCACGATTGGAAATCAGCGGATGAGTGTTGCGGTACCGAATCAATCAAACATCTTGAGCGAAG TAGAAATGCCCAACGGTAGTACGCGTAATGTTTTTTTGGGAAATCAGAGGAATCAATCAAACACCTTGACTGACG GTTCTGTAGCATTGATTGGGAAGTTGGTAAGAGAAGTCCTTAAACTACAGGaatttatttcaaacatgATGGCGAAACTCGTCGTTATGGAATCAAAGATGGAAAGCCATCGACAGCCAGTAGCAGAAACACTAGCTAATCCAGAGTTTCTTCTAGAACCTCTgcaagaaatggaagaaatacAAGCTTTGGAGGAATCTTTACGTGACCCGGATCTTTATTTTCAGTTG GTTGGGATGATTCGTTCCTTGGGAGGAGCATCCATTAGAGATGCCTTGAAACGTGCCTGGTATAGGGTTTTCTCCATAAAGGTGATGGCTTCCGTTAATTGGGAGGGTAAGATAAAAAAGGGATCACTTCAAAAGCAGGGTCTAAAGCAGTCCATTGTTACCAAAGCCGTGTTTG ATGGTGTGCGAACGACATCCCGCAAATCCAA
- the LOC123467057 gene encoding uncharacterized protein LOC123467057, whose amino-acid sequence MLSKVIMWSQPSERNGKVRKTMDVVGPRQKRRRLNLAFNQFVNDAKMEEVNIVGGQSGYTQVETAGIQVPLTSPQANNLNIDSLLPSTLSTNPLFNLGSSLNITNFSNEEPNSDDEMEYVISSDSDDCGSDLEEEFDDDSFDWPLSDENAENGDDDDVSPDTEEFQNDVKQSIVQWVVECNIPRCHVNNLLKRLHNDAKLTFLPIDSRTLLSSRRGKIQLIDMPPGKYQHFDIAAALLNILSAMAEHGKELPDVLYILINIDGIPLSKSSLSDFWPILIKVLGWDEIVVGGIYHGAKKPADSNQYLARFRDDILRLRATGLEFRGKKVEVFLTGICCDTPATTFVMNIATHNAYYGCRKCTTRGTWVENIITSSSQAKTAGRVTYSELDAPLRTDESFRTRAQLKHHNKDGKKSIMEELLQDVIGDVVLDYMHLVCIGVRKKELKEWVFGKFDHLRFSVQTSREISAFLIGIGVYIPSDFPRTPRSLLELPRWKATEMRLDLLYICPVAYKPHLNEERYNHMMLLHVAIKILVNRDMCLIYATYAESLLRLYVTNSGKLYGAKFVTFNVHSLIHLANDVRKHGCLDDFSSFPFENKLQKMKNLLRRSGRPLQQIVRRLEEIDNANRKKGEILVGYSSSNIAGQYKLDDIHYTGPILPEFAGAEQYKVLRFKKSVLSTSLGNNCVFLDNENDVFVIDNFIKHHERVHVIGRRFMKKEDMYTYPLPSSSLNELLVSNLSRNLECIPITSIKCKAFKIPVAIPNNGSYFTCPLVNHCLF is encoded by the exons ATGTTAAGTAAGGTTATTATGTGGAGTCAACCATcagaaagaaatggcaaagtACGTAAAACTATGGATGTTGTTGGCCCTCGGCAAAAACGCCGAAGGTTAAATTTGGCCTTCAATCAATTTGTAAATGATGCAAAAATGGAAGAAGTAAATATTGTAGGCGG ACAGTCTGGTTACACACAAGTGGAAACTGCTGGTATTCAAGTGCCGTTAACCTCCCCACAAGCTAACAACCTCAACATAGATTCACTGCTGCCTTCAACATTGTCAACAAATCCGCTCTTCAATTTGGGATCTTCTTTGA ATattacaaatttttcaaatgagGAACCAAATTCGGATGATGAGATGGAATATGTTATTTCAAGTGATTCTGATGATTGTGGTAGTGATTTGGAGGAGGAATTTGATGATGATTCTTTCGACTGGCCACTCAGCGATGAAAATGCCGAAAACGGAGATGATGACGATGTATCACCCGATACCGAGGAATTTCAAAATGATGTCAAGCAAAGCATAGTGCAATGGGTTGTGGAATGCAACATACCTCGATGCCACGTTAACAATTTATTGAAAAGACTACATAATGATGCTAAGCTAAC GTTTCTACCTATTGATTCAAGAACGCTATTGTCCTCCAGAAGaggaaaaattcaattaattGACATGCCACCAGGGAAATACCAGCACTTCGATATTGCAGCTGCCCTATTGAATATCCTTTCTGCGATGGCGGAACATGGAAAAGAATTGCCAGATGTACTGTACATTCTCATAAACATAGATGGAATCCCATTATCCAAAAGCAGCTTAAGCGACTTTTGGCCTATTCTTATTAAAGTTCTAG GATGGGATGAAATTGTAGTTGGTGGGATTTATCACGGTGCAAAGAAACCAGCTGACAGCAATCAATATTTAGCCCGTTTCAGAGACGACATTCTTCGACTTCGGGCTACGGGATTAGAATTCCGTGGGAAAAAAGTCGAAGTGTTCCTTACGGGAATTTGCTGCGACACCCCTGCCACAACATTCGTCATGAACATCGCCACTCACAACGCATATTACGGTTGCAGAAAATGTACCACAAGAGGTACATGGGTAGAAAACATTATAACTAGTTCTAGTCAGGCAAAAACTGCGGGTAGAGTAACATACTCAGAACTAGATGCCCCGCTTCGAACAGACGAGTCATTTCGTACACGCGCACAACTTAAGCATCATAACAAGGATGGCAAGAAATCAATTATGGAAGAACTACTGCAGGATGTAATCGGTGATGTCGTGTTGGACTACATGCATTTAGTTTGCATAGGAGTtagaaaaaaggaattgaAGGAGTGGGTTTTTGGAAAGTTTGACCATCTCAGATTTTCTGTGCAAACCAGTAGGGAAATTTCTGCTTTTTTAATAGGAATTGGTGTATATATTCCTAGCGATTTTCCTAGAACTCCACGATCACTTCTTGAATTACCTCGTTGGAAAGCCACGGAGATGCGCTTAGATCTCCTATACATTTGCCCAGTTGCTTACAAACCACATTTGAATGAGGAAAGATACAACCATATGATGCTGCTCCATGTGGCAATCAAAATTTTGGTCAACCGCGATATGTGCCTTATTTATGCGACCTACGCGGAGTCTCTGTTGAGGCTTTACGTAACTAATTCAGGGAAACTATATGGCGCTAAATTTGTAACCTTTAACGTCCACAGCTTAATCCATTTGGCGAACGATGTTCGTAAGCATGGATGTTTAGATGATTTCAGCTCCTTTCCGTTTGAAAATAAACTCCAAAAGATGAAAAATTTGCTGCGGAGAAGTGGTAGGCCCTTACAACAAATTGTCCGACGATTGGAAGAAATTGATAATgctaatagaaaaaaaggagaaattcTTGTAGGGTATTCAAGCTCCAATATTGCTGGACAATATAAACTTGATGACATCCATTACACCGGTCCCATTTTACCCGAATTTGCCGGTGCAGAACAATACAAAGTTCtgcgttttaaaaaatctgttCTATCAACGTCTTTGGGTAACAATTGTGTGTTCCTTGACAATGAAAATGACGTGTTTGTAATTGATAATTTCATTAAACATCACGAAAGAGTTCATGTAATCGGAAGGCGGTTCATGAAGAAGGAAGATATGTATACCTATCCCTTaccatcttcttctttaaatgaattacTAGTTTCTAACTTGTCTCGTAATCTTGAATGTATTCCAATTACATCAATTAAGTGTAAAGCATTTAAAATTCCAGTTGCCATACCCAATAATGGTTCCTATTTTACTTGCCCCCTTGTAAACCACTGCCTTTTCTAA
- the LOC116925958 gene encoding LOW QUALITY PROTEIN: ADAM 17-like protease (The sequence of the model RefSeq protein was modified relative to this genomic sequence to represent the inferred CDS: deleted 1 base in 1 codon): MELQFKLKIFLTIWIQTANAFSSVPSLKHYDTLHSSQLGHSVVKRGIKESSHPYNSIKELSFSALGKDFRLILHPSKGILHHNFQSYAVDGDGVEKPILGGETGFYQGRVFGETRSHVNAHIENGLLTASIVTKEDSFHVEPSWRHLPEPNQESMIVYRGSDVIFDNEPPKWNFWMSNSAEKNHSFARTCASVQEEGNATEEAVHASEQVMIMEAENNNGRNKRQAGVGPPDPYGFSAAKTRCPLLLVADYRFFREMGGGSTKTTINYLISLVDRVHALYAATIWRDGNENESDSPVLSGLGFVIKKIVVHTEATRVRESELHYNMEKPTWDVRTLLEVFSREYSHKDYCLAHLFTDIKFEGGILGLAYVGSPRRNSVGGICTPEYFKSGYTLYLNSGLSSSRNHYGQRVVTREADLVTAHELGHNWGSEHDPDLPECSPPASQGGSYLMYTYSVSGYDVNNKKFSPCSLRSIRAVLLAKAGRCFTEPEESFCGNLRVEGKEECDAGLLGSEDNDSCCDKFCNLRRNQGAVCSDKNSPCCKNCMLMPAGQKCREAQRATCEQEAKCTGTSSECPASAPQPDGTECLEKGQCRNGTCLPFCETQNYQSCMCDTVADACKRCCRYHLNDTCFPFEPYDILPDGTPCVHGFCNSGICEKTVQDIVERFWDIVEELSINRVLSMLKDNLVGAVLIVSTLLWIPASCLISWVDRKRKRQLETEEAWLRSGELIHPSENGTRRIIHARLRPSQQQR; encoded by the exons ATGGAGCTCCAATTCAAACTTAAAATTTTCCTAACAATTTGGATTCAAACTGCAAATG CGTTCTCATCAGTTCCAAGTCTGAAACATTACGACACATTGCATTCCTCACAACTTGGACATTCAGTAGTAAAGCGTGGAATAAAGGAAAGCTCCCATCCCTACAATTCAATAAAAGAACTTTCTTTCTCTGCACTTGGAAAAGATTTCCGC TTGATCCTTCATCCAAGTAAAGGCATATTGCATCACAATTTTCAGTCATATGCAGTTGATGGTGATGGAGTTGAGAAACCAATCCTTGGAG GGGAGACTGGATTCTACCAAGGCAGAGTATTTGGTGAAACACGTTCTCATGTAAATGCACACATAGAAAATGGACTCTTAACTGCTTCAATTGTTACAAAAGAAGATTCTTTTCATGTTGAA CCATCTTGGAGACATCTTCCAGAGCCAAATCAAGAATCAATGATAGTGTACAGAGGCTCTGATGTTATATTTGATAATGAACCCCCAAAGTGGAACTTTTGGATGTCAAACTCTGCTGAAAAAAATCACTCTTTTGCTAGAACATGTGCATCTGTTCAAGAAGAAGGAAATGCTACAG AAGAGGCAGTGCATGCGTCAGAGCAAGTAATGATAATGGAAGCGGAAAATAATAATGGTCGTAACAAACGACAAGCTGGTGTTGGGCCACCGGATCCTTACGGTTTTAGTGCAGCTAAAACTCGTTGCCCTCTGCTGTTGGTTGCCGACTACCGCTTTTTCCGTGAAATGGGTGGGGGATCTACCAAAACGACCATAAACTATTTG ATCAGTCTGGTGGATCGAGTTCACGCCCTTTATGCAGCCACAATATGGCGAGACGGCAATGAAAATGAAAGTGATTCTCCGGTGTTGTCCGGGTTAGGATTCGTGATCAAGAAGATCGTGGTGCATACAGAAGCTACGCGAGTTAGGGAAAGTGAGCTTCACTACAATATGGAAAAACCGACTTGGGATGTTCGCACCCTCCTTGAG GTTTTCAGCCGAGAATATAGCCATAAAGACTATTGTCTAGCTCACTTATTCACAGACATCAAATTTGAGGGAGGCATATTAGGTTTGGCATATGTAGGAAGTCCTAGGCGCAATTCAGTGGGCGGGATCTGCACGCCAG AATACTTCAAAAGTGGCTATACACTCTACTTGAACTCTGGACTTAGCTCTTCGCGTAATCATTATGGCCAAAGAGTAGTAACAAGAGAAGCGGATTTAGTAACAGCTCACGAGCTAGGTCACAATTGGGGTTCTGAACATGACCCAGATTTGCCCGAATGCAGCCCTCCTGCTTCTCAAGGTGGTTCCTACTTAATGTACACATATTCAGTTTCGGGCTATGACGTGAACAATAAG AAATTTTCGCCTTGTTCTTTGAGATCTATACGGGCTGTTCTGCTTGCAAAAGCTGGCCGTTGCTTTACTGAACCTGAAGAATCGTTCTGTGGCAATTTACGCGTTGAAGGAAAAGaggaatgtgatgctggattATTGGGTTCTGAGGATAACGACAGTTGCTGCGATAAGTTTTGCAACTTGCGTCGCAACCAGGGTGCTGTTTGTAGCGATAAAAACTCTCCTTGTTGTAAAAATTGCATGTTAATGCCAGCCGGGCAAAAATGTCGTGAAGCTCAAAGAGCCACTTGTGAACAAGAGGCTAAGTGCACAG GTACCAGTTCTGAGTGTCCAGCATCGGCACCACAACCAGATGGTACCGAATGCTTAGAAAAGGGTCAATGTCGTAACGGAACTTGCTTGCCATTCTGTGAAACACAGAACTATCAGTCGTGCATGTGTGATACTGTCGCAGACGCATGCAAGCGTTGCTGCCGCTATCACCTCAATGATACTTGCTTTCCGTTTGAGCCCTACGATATTTTGCCTGACGGCACACCATGCGTTCATGGGTTCTGCAATAGC GGGATCTGTGAAAAAACTGTTCAAGATATAGTGGAACGATTTTGGGATATCGTTGAAGAACTAAGCATTAACCGCGTTTTATCAATGCTAAAAGACAATTTAGTTGGAGCCGTGTTAATTGTATCGACTCTCTTGTGGATACCAGCATCCTGTCTTATCAGCTGG gTTGATCGCAAACGTAAGCGACAGTTAGAGACAGAGGAAGCCTGGCTGAGATCCGGTGAGCTGATCCATCCCTCAGAAAATGGAACCCGTCGGATCATACACGCCCGTCTTCGGCCTTCACAGCAACAACGTTAG
- the LOC123467069 gene encoding uncharacterized protein LOC123467069 yields the protein MATSQSIELYRLSPYCRALVPKEQKLYIEKLIAIDSDDPYLFPSELWKSSGFPNLKEHDVFQYCVAKHSKSTGLQLCAYKAIRDAEQYVSCGWVKDIFRVTLSNSIVIVSCRVHHSQSIRKSLLNPWVAIKNDMSIICSSCDCEAGLGGVCSHVGAMLYKIIAVNNLPCTSQENRWIDTLNRNDLKLFKQLSGMNDTIYKSKYHGSKNKTKLYDSASIPLMTTEEQSEYEKVLLKNKAVQLQVVNKNEFYKHFQPPELPVAFGTIFIASLVGKSYVTVMEECERLLKGCTLSVTEVQIENVNTCTIGQKKTQFWQLFRAGRCTASNAYPIFNANIKKPALWLLKKSCYPAEKAFSTEATRYGVDNENRCITKGCKMLTKRNLHHQFNVTKCGLIISSEFPEVAASPDALFHCKCHGMGVIEAKCSWKHRYAVSLKEVCTSHKDFYLSYDEEAQVFNLKKNHPYYYQVQQQLLVTKRKFALFMVYIENDVAVVYVPEDILLCNEIRIRSQFYFREVLLPQLVSDYFYASHQVVTMMEEHSVIEVNTPVSNSQACASQSPVFQAQYAHNNVETAMTNLIENEATVGHVNMEEDINVQTGNQTALNTSHSFYCICQQHLPGEETVICRNVNCIIKVFHKCCIIPQRIRFGPKWIFKNCLSDEKKAKKSNDKENQTSSSVNAKRLPKTNLDLTHTTRKPLNYKN from the exons ATGGCTACTAGTCAAAGTATTGAGTTATACCGTCTGTCACCATATTGTAGAGCATTAGTCCCCAAAGAGCAAAAGCTATACATTGAAAAACTTATTGCTATAGATTCTGACGATCCTTATCTTTTCCCATCGGAGTTGTGGAAAAGCAGTGGCTTTCCTAATTTAAAAGAGCACGACGTTTTCCAGTACTGCGTTGCTAAACATAGCAAAAGCACAGGATTACAATTATGTGCCTATAAAGCCATTAGAGATGCTGAACAGTATGTCAGTTGTGGATGGGTTAAGGACATATTCCGTGTGACATTGAGCAATTCTATAGTGATTGTAAGTTGTAGAGTACACCATTCTCAATCTATAAGAAAATCTCTACTGAATCCTTGGGTTGCAATTAAAAATGACATGTCGATTATATGTTCAAGCTGTGACTGTGAAGCTGG ACTTGGTGGTGTGTGTTCACACGTAGGTGCAATGTTATACAAGATCATAGCAGTTAACAACTTGCCATGTACATCACAAGAAAACAGATGGATTGATACATTAAATAGAAATGATTTG AAACTCTTCAAACAACTAAGTGGCATGAATGACACTATTTACAAATCCAAGTACCACGGTAGCAAAAACAAGACTAAGCTTTACGACTCAGCATCAATACCACTTATGACAACTGAAGAGCAGAGTGAGTATGAGAAAGTCCTATTGAAGAACAAAGCTGTTCAACTTCAGGTTGTGAACAAAAACGAATTCTACAAACATTTTCAACCACCTGAACTTCCAGTTGCTTTTGGCACAATATTTATAGCTTCTCTAGTAGGAAAATCCTATGTCACAGTAATGGAAGAATGTGAACGATTGCTTAAAGGTTGCACACTAAGTGTCACAGAAGTTCAGATTGAGAATGTAAACACGTGTACAATAGGCCAGAAAAAAACGCAATTTTGGCAATTATTTCGAGCTGGAAGGTGTACAGCATCAAATGCTTACCCAATTTTCAATGCAAACATAAAGAAACCTGCACTATGGTTATTGAAAAAGTCTTGCTACCCTGCCGAAAAAGCATTTTCAACAGAAGCTACGCG GTATGGAGTTGATAATGAAAATAGGTGCATAACAAAAGGCTGCAAAATGTTAACGAAGAGAAATTTACATCATCAATTCAATGTAACTAAATGTGGATTAATAATCTCATCTGAGTTCCCGGAAGTAGCAGCTTCACCCGATGCGCTGTTTCATTGCAAGTGTCATGGCATGGGTGTAATTGAGGCAAAATGTTCCTGGAAACATAG GTATGCTGTCAGTTTGAAGGAAGTTTGTACATCACATAAAGACTTTTACTTAAGCTATGATGAAGAAGCACAAGTATTTAATCTGAAAAAGAATCACCCATACTACTATCAAGTTCAGCAGCAGCTCCTTGTAACTAAGCGTAAATTTGCGTTATTCATGGTCTACATTGAAAATGACGTCGCTGTGGTATATGTGCCTGAAGACATACTATTGTGCAACGAGATAAGAATACGATCTCAATTTTACTTCAGAGAAGTACTACTACCTCAACTAGTTAGCGATTATTTTTACGCTAGTCACCAAGTTGTAACTATGATGGAAGAACATTCTGTGATCGAAGTCAATACGCCTGTTAGTAATTCACAAGCCTGTGCATCACAGTCACCAGTATTTCAAGCACAGTATGCGCATAATAATGTTGAAACTGCAATGACAAACCTAATTGAAAATGAAGCCACGGTTGGACATGTTAATATGGAGGAAGATATAAACGTCCAGACAGGAAATCAAACAGCATTGAATACTTCACATTCCTTTTACTGCATTTGCCAACAACATCTACCTGGGGAGGAAACTGTTATTTGCAggaatgtaaactgcattataAAGGTATTTCACAAATGCTGCATCATACCGCAGAGAATACGATTTGGACCAAAGTGGATCTTTAAAAACTGTTTGTCTGATGAGAAGAAAGCAAAGAAGAGCAACgacaaagaaaatcaaaccTCAAGCTCTGTCAATGCAAAACGCTTACCAAAGACTAATTTAGATCTCACACATACAACCCGCAAACCattaaattacaaaaattaa